A genomic region of Oryza glaberrima chromosome 1, OglaRS2, whole genome shotgun sequence contains the following coding sequences:
- the LOC127759915 gene encoding probable 1-acyl-sn-glycerol-3-phosphate acyltransferase 5 yields the protein MNGSSGSQGHNVNGGQKKVQHASPLTLNNGSKHRPLTPMRRCRGVACVVIILSTAFTLIVFIAPITTFLVRLVSVHYSRKATSVLFGMWLSLWPFLFEKINKTNVVFSGESVLPKKRVLLFANHRTEVDWMYLWDLALRKGYLGYIKYILKSSLMKLPVFSWAFHIFEFIPVERKWEIDEAIIQNKLSAFKDPRDSLWLAVFPEGTDYTEKKCIKSQEYASEHGLPILKNVLLPKTKGFLCCLQELKSSLDAVYDVTIAYKHRLPDFLDIIYGTDPSEVHIHIRTVKLCDIPTSEDEVTDWMIERFRQKDQLLSDFFMQGHFPDEGTEGDVSTLECLANFIAIVSSTGFFLYLSLFSSVWFKVYVLLSCAYLTFVTYFSIQPPQLICSSEGGTHAKKVL from the exons ATGAATGGTTCAAGTGGCTCCCAAGGACATAATGTCAATGGAGGACAGAAGAAAGTGCAGCATGCTAGCCCACTCACTCTGAACAATGGGTCAAAGCACCGTCCATTGACTCCCATGAGACGATGCCGCGGTGTAGCATGTGTGGTGATCATACTGTCAACAGCATTCACATTGATAGTTTTCATAGCCCCTATTACTACTTTCCTTGTTCGGCTAGTCAGCGTGCATTACAGTAGAAAGGCGACCTCTGTTCTGTTTGGAATGTGGCTATCTTTATGGCCATTCTTGTTTGAGAAGATCAACAAGACCAATGTGGTTTTCTCTGGTGAAAGTGTGCTTCCAAAAAAGCGTGTCTTGTTATTTGCCAACCACAGGACTGAGGTTGACTGGATGTATTTGTGGGATCTTGCATTGAGGAAAGGCTATTTAGGATATATCAAGTACATCCTTAAGAGCAGCTTGATGAAATTGCCTGTTTTTAGCTGGGCATTTCACATTTTTGAGTTTATCCCAGTAGAACGGAAATGGGAGATTGATGAAGCAATTATCCAGAACAAACTGTCAGCATTTAAGGACCCCAGAGACTCCCTCTGGTTGGCCGTTTTCCCTGAGGGCACTGATTATAC TGAGAAGAAATGCATCAAGAGTCAAGAATATGCTTCGGAGCATGGTCTGCCTATACTTAAAAATGTTCTTCTTCCAAAGACAAAGGGGTTCCTTTGCTGTTTGCAAGAGTTGAAGAGCTCCCTAGATGCAg TTTATGATGTCACAATAGCGTATAAGCATCGCCTGCCAGATTTTCTGGATATTATATATGGCACCGATCCTTCTGAAGTCCACATCCACATCAGAACTGTTAAGCTCTGTGACATTCCAACGTCAGAAGATGAAGTAACCGATTGGATGATAGAGAGGTTCAGGCAGAAGGACCAGCTTCTGTCAGATTTTTTCATGCAAGGCCACTTCCCTGATGAAGGAACTGAAGGGGATGTATCCACACTGGAGTGCCTTGCTAATTTCATTGCAATAGTCAGCTCGACAGGCTTCTTCTTGTACCTATCTCTTTTTTCGTCTGTGTGGTTCAAGGTCTATGTATTATTAAGCTGCGCTTACCTTACATTTGTTACCTATTTCTCCATTCAACCACCCCAACTGATATGCTCATCAGAGGGTGGAACCCATGCCAAAAAGGTACTGTAG
- the LOC127761615 gene encoding putative disease resistance protein At3g14460 produces the protein MAEAVVLVALRWVASPIFTKFINRASTYLDKDVARELQELEATVLPQFQLVIEAAEKSPHRGKIEGWLRKLKAAFYDAEDLLDEHEYDILESEAEKGVQSSSMVTITKPLRAVSKKMSNLHPKDRKLICKLEELKEILAEAKSFRSLFGIQAVNGSVHMVTAPIRPHTNTTSLPTSKVIGRKKDRDLIIDTLCKHADTEASAARCYSTLAIVGIGGMGKTTLAQFVYNNEKVIKYFDARMWVCISRKLDVHRHTQEIIESAGMGECPRVSNLDTLQCKLRDMLQRSERFLLVLDDIWFDESKSEMEWDWEQLLAPLVSSRRGSKILVTSRRNALPAVLDCKKYFCLKNLKDTALLAIFKGHAFAGAETNDPQLRRKLEEIAEKISKRLGQSPLAAKAVGSQLSRKKDITTWRAALKSDSLSETRKALLWSYEKLDPRLQRCFLYCSLFPKGYWYEISYIVHLWVAEELVDSSNSDMKMEDIGRDYFNELVSGSFFQQVSKSWNGIWYIMHDLFHDLAESLSREDFFRLEDDKVKEIPCTVRHLSVRVKSMKLHKQNICKLNHLRTVICIDPLMDDGTDVFDQVLRNQKKLRVLDLSFYNSSKLPESVCG, from the coding sequence ATGGCGGAGGCGGTTGTGCTGGTCGCTTTAAGATGGGTGGCGTCGCCGATCTTCACCAAATTCATCAACCGCGCTTCAACCTACCTTGATAAGGACGTGGCACGTGAGCTCCAAGAACTGGAGGCCACCGTCCTGCCACAGTTTCAGCTGGTGATCGAAGCAGCCGAGAAGAGTCCACATAGGGGCAAGATTGAGGGGTGGCTGCGCAAACTGAAAGCAGCTTTCTATGATGCTGAAGATTTGTTGGATGAACACGAATACGACATCCTTGAGAGTGAAGCAGAGAAAGGTGTGCAATCATCATCAATGGTTACCATTACAAAGCCTCTCCGTGCTGTATCCAAAAAGATGTCCAATTTACACCCTAAGGACAGAAAGCTAATTTGCAAGCTTGAAGAATTGAAGGAAATATTGGCTGAAGCTAAGAGCTTCCGTAGTCTGTTTGGCATACAAGCGGTTAATGGTTCAGTGCATATGGTTACTGCTCCCATCAGGCCTCATACTAACACCACTTCCCTTCCTACATCGAAGGTCATTGGTCGAAAGAAGGATCGTGATCTTATAATCGATACTCTCTGCAAGCATGCGGATACTGAAGCTAGTGCAGCTAGGTGCTACTCGACTCTGGCAATTGTTGGAATTGGGGGTATGGGAAAAACTACGTTAGCACAGTTTGTCTACAATAATGAGAAGGTGATCAAATATTTTGATGCCAGGATGTGGGTCTGCATCTCGCGCAAACTTGATGTGCATCGACACACACAGGAGATCATTGAGTCCGCTGGAATGGGCGAGTGCCCACGTGTTAGTAATCTCGATACTCTCCAGTGCAAATTAAGGGACATGCTGCAAAGATCAGAGAGGTTCCTGCTTGTGTTGGATGATATTTGGTTTGATGAATCCAAGAGTGAGATGGAGTGGGACTGGGAGCAACTGCTAGCTCCTTTAGTTTCTTCACGGAGGGGAAGCAAAATTCTGGTAACTTCTCGACGGAATGCACTTCCAGCTGTTCTCGACTGTAAGAAGTATTTTTGTTTGAAGAACTTAAAAGATACAGCCTTATTGGCGATCTTCAAAGGCCATGCCTTCGCTGGTGCTGAAACCAATGACCCACAGTTGCGTAGGAAGTTAGAGGAGATTGCTGAGAAGATCTCTAAAAGGCTTGGACAATCACCTTTGGCAGCGAAAGCTGTAGGTTCTCAGTTGAGCAGGAAAAAGGATATCACTACATGGAGAGCTGCTTTAAAGAGCGACAGCTTAAGCGAGACAAGAAAGGCTCTCTTGTGGAGTTATGAGAAGTTAGATCCGCGTCTTCAGAGGTGCTTTCTATATTGCAGCTTATTTCCAAAAGGCTACTGGTACGAAATTTCCTATATAGTTCACCTTTGGGTGGCAGAGGAACTTGTTGATTCAAGCAACAGTGACATGAAAATGGAAGATATCGGCAGGGATTACTTCAATGAGTTGGTATCCGGGTCTTTCTTTCAACAAGTTTCTAAGAGCTGGAATGGAATATGGTATATTATGCACGATCTCTTCCATGATTTGGCAGAGTCTCTATCTAGAGAAGATTTCTTTAGATTAGAGGATGACAAGGTGAAAGAAATACCATGCACTGTTCGTCATCTGTCTGTTCGTGTTAAGAGTATGAAACTGCATAAGCAAAATATCTGCAAGCTAAATCATTTGCGTACTGTTATCTGTATTGACCCACTCATGGACGACGGAACCGATGTTTTCGATCAGGTACTTCGGAATCAGAAGAAGTTGCGAGTACTAGATTTGTCATTTTACAACAGCAGCAAGTTGCCTGAATCTGTCTGTGGCTGA
- the LOC127761711 gene encoding sphingosine kinase 2-like, whose protein sequence is MGDHRATAKVRVNGAPAEATLFCTDPPGAANGGGGDGGELRWRCAGGAAAERVLSLDADVLGVEARGKEVVVKAFVLPADAAARSVSCAAGAGKGGGGRRRRRRDYVFEMAAGEDAAAAWCDRMRGSLDSLGRPKRLFILVNPFGGKKCGKKIYEAEIKPLFEAAGVNVTMQETRYQGHAREVASSLDLARYDGIVCVSGDGVLVEVVNGILQRMDWEEAMKIPIGVVPAGTGNGMAKSLLHSASETYSVPNAVFAIIRGHSQSLDVCTIVQGRKKFFSVLNMTWGLVADIDIESEKYRWMGSARFDFYALVRIMNLRKYYGSIQYVPAPGYEAYGDVVKQVENCTVECQEQIGKSLCSYQGPSVEFQGSEWRSLDGPFVSIWINNVQWAAESIMAAPGAKFSDGYMDAVIVRDCPKADLLALLMKMGDGSHVKSPYVTYLKVRCLRLSPGQLVENPKRGGIIDVDGEAIARGEGTYGKNQKQDVMGYGPSIQMTVHRALATMYCPK, encoded by the exons atggGAGACCACCGCGCCACGGCCAAGGTCCGCGTGAACGGCGCGCCGGCAGAAGCGACGCTCTTCTGCACCGACCCGCCCGGTGCAgctaatggcggcggcggagatggaggggagCTCCGGTGGCGGTGCGCtggtggcgccgcggcggagcgcgTGCTGTCGCTGGACGCGGACGTGCTCGGGGTCGAGGCCAGGGGTAAGGAGGTGGTCGTGAAGGCCTTCGTGCTgccggcggacgcggcggccaGGTCGGTGTCCTGCGCCGCGGGTgcggggaagggaggaggaggacggaggaGGCGCAGGAGGGATTACGTGTTCgagatggccgccggcgaggacgccgccgcggcctggTGCGACAGGATGAGGGGCTCCCTGGACTCCCTCG GACGGCCTAAGAGATTGTTCATCCTGGTCAACCCCTTCGGCGGCAAAAAATGCGGAAAGAAGATTTACGAGGCAGAGATCAAGCCCCTGTTCGAGGCCGCCGGTGTCAACGTCACAATGCAAG AGACCCGGTATCAGGGGCACGCCCGGGAGGTGGCGTCTTCTCTTGACCTTGCGCGCTACGATGGCATTGTCTGTGTCAGCGGCGATGGTGTCCTCGTGGAG GTAGTAAATGGAATTCTACAACGAATGGATTGGGAGGAAGCGATGAAGATACCGATTGGGGTGGTTCCAGCAG GTACAGGAAATGGCATGGCTAAATCGCTGTTGCATTCTGCCAGTGAGACATACTCGGTTCCAAATGCCGTATTTGCCATTATCAGAG GTCACAGTCAGTCCTTGGATGTATGCACCATTGTGCAGGGAAGGAAGAAATTTTTCAGTGTCTTGAATATGACTTGGG GTTTGGTGGCTGATATAGATATTGAGTCTGAGAAGTACAGGTGGATGGGAAGTGCACGCTTTGATTTCTAT GCTTTGGTTCGCATAATGAACTTGAGAAAATACTACGGAAGTATTCAGTATGTTCCTGCCCCCGGCTATGAGGCATATGGAGATGTCGTCAAGCAGGTTGAGAATTGCACTGTAGAATGCCAAGAACAGATTGGGAAGTCTTTGTGTTCTTATCAAGGTCCTTCCGTTGAGTTTCAAGGTTCAGAATGGAGATCCCTTGATGGTCCATTTGTGTCTATTTGGATCAACAACGTGCAATGGGCTGCTGAGAGTATCATGGCAGCTCCTGGGGCCAAG TTCTCAGATGGCTACATGGATGCAGTCATAGTCAGGGACTGTCCAAAGGCTGATCTTTTAGCCCTACTGATGAAGATGGGCGATGGGAGTCATGTAAAATCACCATACGTTACGTATCTAAAG GTGAGATGTCTTCGGTTATCACCAGGCCAGCTTGTGGAGAATCCAAAACGAGGTGGCATAATAGACGTGGACGGGGAGGCTATCGCTAGAGGAGAAGGAACGTACGGCAAAAACCAGAAACAGGACGTGATGGGTTATGGCCCTTCCATTCAGATGACAGTGCACCGAGCGTTGGCCACAATGTATTGTCCCAAATGA
- the LOC127761900 gene encoding vacuolar protein sorting-associated protein 28 homolog 1 has translation MEVKLWNDKRERELLESLADLYAIIKATEKLERAYVRDLVSAADYEAECLKLISQFNSLSSSLAGVVTIPRFVEAYRLDCPAALNRLVQSGVPATVELRAAASSSAPASSAASAAAIAQCVQSFITAMDAVKLNMLANDQVRPLLHDLSTSMGKLGPVLPPDFEGKVKVSEWLAKLNKMGAGDELTEQQARQLNFDLDSAYSAFMASLPSTGL, from the coding sequence atggaggtgaAGCTGTGGAACGACAAGCGGGAGCGGGAGCTCCTGGAGAGCCTCGCCGACCTGTACGCCATCATCAAGGCGACGGAGAAGCTGGAGCGCGCCTACGTCCGCGAcctcgtctccgccgccgactACGAGGCCGAGTGCCTCAAGCTCATCTCCCAGTTcaactccctctcctcctcgctcgccggcgtcgtcacCATCCCCCGGTTCGTCGAGGCCTACCGCCTCGACTGCCCCGCCGCCCTCAACCGCCTCGTGCAGTCTGGCGTCCCCGCCACCGTCGAGCTCCGCGCTGCGGCGTCCTCGTCCgcgccggcctcctcggcggcgtccgcggccgCCATCGCCCAGTGCGTCCAGAGCTTTATTACCGCCATGGATGCCGTCAAGCTCAACATGCTCGCCAACGACCAGGTCCGCCCCTTGCTCCACGACCTCTCGACCTCCATGGGGAAGCTGGGCCCCGTCCTGCCGCCGGACTTCGAGGGGAAGGTCAAGGTGAGCGAGTGGCTCGCCAAGCTAAATAAGATGGGGGCCGGGGATGAGCTCACCGAGCAACAGGCAAGGCAGCTCAACTTCGATCTGGATTCGGCGTACAGTGCGTTCATGGCCTCGCTGCCCAGTACTGGCCTATGA